TTCGCTGACGATTATCGTGGCGCATCACATGTACGCGATGCCTCCGTATCCGTACTTGGCAACCGACTACGCCACCCAGCTGTCCATTTTCACGCACCACATGTGGATTGGCGCTTTCTGTATCGTCGGTGGTGCGGCTCACGCCACCATTTTCATGGTGCGGGATTACGATCCAGCCACGAACATGAACAACGTTCTGGATCGAGTCCTTCGTCACCGCGACGCTATCATTTCTCACCTCAACTGGGTGTGCATGTTCTTGGGCTTCCATAGCTTCGGCTTGTACATCCATAACGACACGATGCAAGCGCTCGGTCGTCCCCAGGATATGTTCTCGGATACGGCGATTCAACTTCAGCCCGTATTCGCGCAGTGGGTGCAAAACCTACACACCTTGGCTCCTGGTTCTACCGCTCCTAACGCCCTCGAACCCGTCAGCTATGCTTTCGGTGGCGGCGTGCTGGCTGTAGGTGGAAAAGTCGCCATGATGCCGATCGCGTTGGGTACGGCGGATTTCATGATCCACCACATCCACGCTTTCCAAATCCACGTTACTGTACTAATCCTGCTTAAGGGCTTCTTGTTTGCCCGTAACTCTCGCTTGATCCCAGACAAGGCTAACTTGGGCTTCCGCTTCCCTTGCGACGGTCCAGGACGCGGCGGTACTTGCCAAGTTTCTGGTTGGGATCACGTATTCTTAGGGTTGTTCTGGATGTTCAATACGATTTCGATCGCCGTCTACCACTTCAGCTGGAAGATGCAATCGGATGTGTGGGGCACGGTAGACCCAGACGGTACGATCAATCACATTACGGCAGGCAACTGGGCGTTGAGCGCCACTACGATCAACGGTTGGTTGCGTGACTTCCAGTGGGCGCAAGCCGCTCAGGTCATTCAGTCCTACGGTTCGGCACTGTCCGCTTACGGACTGCTGTTCTTGGGCGCTCACTTTGTCTGGGCATTTAGCTTAATGTTCTTGTTCAGCGGTCGCGGCTACTGGCAAGAACTGATCGAATCGATCGTTTGGGCGCACAACAAGTTAAAAGTCGCTCCCACCGTACAGCCTCGTGCTTTGAGTATCATTCAAGGTCGAGCTGTGGGGGTAGCTCACTACCTCTTGGGTGCGATCGTCACGATCTGGGCGTTCTTCGAGGCGCGAATACTTTCAGTAGGTTAGCATTCAGTCATCAGCAATTCTTATGGATTGCTGATGGCAATAGGTCAGAGGATTCACGTAACCTATGGCAACAAAATTCCCTAAATTTAGCCAAGACCTAGCCCAGGACCCGACAACACGTCGGATTTGGTACGGCATCGCAACCGCTCACGACTTTGAAAGCCACGACGGGATGACTGAAGAGAATCTCTATCAGAAACTCTTCGCCACTCACTTCGGTCACTTGGCAATCATCTTCCTGTGGGCATCTAGCCTGCTGTTCCACGTCGCTTGGCAAGGCAACTTCGAGCAGTGGATTAAAGACCCACTACACGTCCGTCCCATTGCCCATGCAATTTGGGACCCGCAATTCGGCAAAGCCGCAGTTGATGCTTTCACCCAAGGTGGTGCAAGCTATCCCGTTAACATTGCTTACTCTGGTGTTTACCACTGGTGGTACACCATTGGGATGCGGACAAATAACGACCTCTACATGGGTTCTGTCTTCCTGCTGCTGCTAGCGTCTCTCTTCCTGTTCGCTGGCTGGCTGCACCTGCAACCCAAGTTCCGCCCCAGTCTTTCCTGGTTCAAGAGCGCCGAGCCACGCCTCAACCACCACTTAGCTGGTCTGTTTGGCGTTAGCTCCTTAGCTTGGACTGGACACCTAGTTCACGTTGCGATCCCCGAATCTCGCGGACAGCACGTTGGTTGGAGTAACTTCCTCACCACCCCACCTCATCCAGATGGGCTACAACCCTTCTTCTCTGGTAACTGGGGCGCTTATGCTGCTAACCCTGACACTGCCAATCACGTATTTGGCACGAGTCAAGGCGCAGGAACCGCAATTCTAACTTTCTTAGGTGGTTTCCATCCCCAAACCCAGTCCTTGTGGCTGACGGATATGGCACACCACCACCTGGCGATCGCTGTATTATTCATCGTCGCCGGACACATGTACCGTACCAACTTCGGTATCGGTCACAGCATCAAAGAAATGCTCAACGCCAAGAAATTCTTCGGCGCTAGCACTGAAGGTCAGTTCAACCTGCCTCACCAAGGCTTGTACGACACGATCAACAACTCCCTGCACTTCCAGCTGTCTTTGGCACTGGCTGCACTGGGAACGATTACATCCTTGGTCGCGCAGCACATGTACGCGATGCCTCCCTATGCATTCATCGGGCAGGACTTCACGACACAAGCAGCGCTGTATACCCATCACCAGTACATTGCTTGTGCGTTGATGTTGGGTGCGTTTGCCCACGCTGCAATCTTCTGGGTACGCGACTACGACCCAGAGCAAAACAAAGGCAACGTTCTCGATCGCGTCTTGAAGCACAAAGAAGCGATTATCTCCCACTTGTCTTGGGTGTCTCTCTTCTTGGGCTTCCACACCTTGGGTCTATACGTCCACAACGACGTTGTAGTAGCCTTCGGTACTCCTGAAAAGCAAATCCTGATCGAACCAGTTTTCGCGCAGTTCATTCAGGGCGCTCACGGTAAAGTACTGTACGGCTTCGATACCCTGCTATCGAATCCCGATAGCGTTGCTTCCACCGCTGGCGCTGCATGGCTGCCTAACTGGTTGGATGCAATCAATAACGGCACGAACTCTCTATTCTTGACCATCGGTCCTGGCGACTTCTTGGTACACCACGCTTTTGCTTTGGCGATCCACACAACCGTGTTGGTACTCGTTAAAGGCGCGTTGGATGCCCGTGGTTCCAAGCTGATGCCCGATAAGAAAGACTTCGGTTATGCCTTCCCTTGCGACGGTCCTGGTCGTGGCGGTACTTGCGACATCTCCGCTTGGGACTCCTTCTACCTAGCTGCTTTCTGGGTACTAAACACTGCTGGTTGGGTCACGTTCTACTGGCACTGGAAGCACTTAGGTATTTGGCAAGGCAACGTAGCTCAATTTAACGAGTCTTCGACATACTTGATGGGCTGGCTGCGCGATTACCTGTGGCTGTATTCAGCTCAGCTAATCAACGGCTACAACCCATATGGCATGAACAACCTGTCTGTCTGGGCTTGGATGTTCCTCCTCGGACACTTGATCTGGGCAACTGGTTTCATGTTCCTGATCTCTTGGCGCGGTTACTGGCAAGAATTGATCGAAACTTTGGTCTGGGCGCACGAGCGGACTCCTCTAGCGAACCTGATTCGCTGGAAAGACAAGCCCGTTGCTCTATCCATCGTTCAAGCTCGGATTGTTGGCTTGGGTCACTTCGCTGCTGGATACATCCTCACGTATGCTGCGTTCCTCATTGCCTCCACGGCTGGTAAGTTTGGCTAATGCCTCTACCTAGTTGTGTAGTTAAATGAGAAAATCCCTCACCTACGGGTGGGGGATTTTTAATTTTTGATGATTGGACTTTTAGTAGATGTTTTTGATGTGGTTAAAAGATAAATTTTGGATCGTGGTTGAAGAAATCAAGAAAAGATTTTGTGTCGCGCATCAGCCGTAGGTGAAGCGTAGCGTTAGACGCAAAGGCGCGAAGAGAAGCGCAACACTGAAGAGCGCAAAAGTATTAAGTCTGTAGGAGTGGCTTCAGCAAAAATATTTGTTTCTACACCAGGAACTTAATTAACCCACCCCCACCCAATGATTCACCCATAAGAATCGATATAGGAAAGAAACATGAGTCGCAAGAAGCAAACCCGAAAATCGATTAACGTAGATGGTAATCGTCCCGTCGATCCTAGCGATCTAGAAGTCAAAGAGACGGTAAATATTGACGGTCAACGCCCTATCGCTGCCGATCGCAATGAAGTGCGCGATACCCTGAATGTGGATGGTCAGCGTCCCATTACTGCTAGTAATCTGCAAACTCAAGAGACATTGAATGTAGACGGCAGCCGTCCAGTCGATCCCAGCAATCTAGACATTAAAGAGACAGTAAATATTGACGGTCAACGCCCTATCGCTGCGAATGATTTTAAAGTTGACAAGACGTTGAATGTGGATGGTCAGCGTCCAATCTCTTCAAATGACAAGGCACAACCTGAGATGCCTTCAGACTTTGTAGATTAATTCGCGAGATAGACAAATTAGTAAGGGCGCACAGAGGTACGCCCAGAAAAACATATAGCAATTGACAGAGAAGGCGATCGAATTGAAAATTGTGTCACATTTATGTCACATTAGCCTTCTATTCTATCTTTCAGTAGACCAAACAGTCTGCTTCCTCATGCAAAGATTCAAACCCTCCTCAAGCCACAGTAGGAGGGTATTTTTTTGTCAGTGACCAGTGACCAGTGACCAGTGACCGATTATCAGTTTTATTTCTTTTCTTCTTGTACTAAGCGGAATTTTGTACTTGTAGTTCTTGAAACTGCGCTCGAATCGTCTCGATTCTTTTGCGATTCACGCCCAGATCGGATTTACCCAATCGAGAAGCCGAACGGACGTGGAAGACTTGTGCGTCGCGATCTAAATAAAACTCGACATCATCGACAAAACCCACGATCGCACTCGTGAATTCAGCATAGATATAGCTGTCAGTTTCCGTCACAATATTTGTTTTCGGTAAACTTGAGATAACTTGTTTGAGTTGGGTCAACGCCACCTCAGGAGCAGATGTATAGTTCAGCGGCTCTACCTTATGGCTAGCATCTGTACTTTGACTAGAGACGCAGTTTGGTGTATTCGGACATGGGGCGAGCTTACCATCGCGCACGCCCAAGTTATTTGGTCTATTTCCTGTAAATATACCCACACTCTTTATCGGCGAGACATCTATCTATGAATTTTAATATTGTATTGCTCATGTTAGTTGCGATCGCGAGCAATTAACATTTTCTCACGATAGTTACGTTGTGACGCGGCTCCAAACTGGAAACGATCGAACTCAGTAAGATCTATCTTGTTACAGTTCTTTGTGACAAAGACGATCTGTGTAGATTTTTTAATATTTTCTTGGTTTTTCGAGATTTTGTTGTAAAGCGAAGTTTAAATTTTTCAAAAAACTTTAATTAACCTCAAGCACTCGCGCTACGATTAATTTTAGTAAATTAAAGTATATACACCAGTAAGAAAGCCTACAAGGTTCAAGAAAAGATTTTAGAGACAATCTCGTCTAAACTAGAAAAGTTGAGTTAAATTCGGACTGCGATCGCAAACGATCTGGTAAGAATGAAAATGTAAATAAATCATTTTCAGGAAAAGATAAGGAGTTAATAATGAGTGCATCGACAGAGGACGATATCAAATATATAGATGGAGAATCTCCAAAAAACGAGTCGATTTCACCTGGAGCAAATGGTTCTCAATATGCTCAGGTAGAAAATTTGAGTAGTGGAAGTTTAGATAAAATTCGAGAGATTCTCTTCGGGACGCAAGTTCGAGAAAATAATAAAAGATTCAACCGGATTGAAGAACGACTGCTGAAAGAATTTACAGAACTGCGGGAAGATACAAGAAAGCGCATGGATGGCTTGGAAGCCTACATCAGACAAGAGATTGAATCTCTCACAGAAGTCGTTAAAAAACAGCAAGTCAGTCGAGATGAAACTTTAAAAGAACTGACCCAAGAACATAAAAACCAAGTTGAAAATCTAGAGAGAAAGCTTTTTGATTTGGACGAGCAAACAAATAAAATTGCCCGAGATTTACGCCAGCAGATTTTAGACCAATCTAAAAATATGAACGAGGATATAGGCAAGAAATATGCGGAAATTCTAGCAACAGTTGAGCGAGAAACTCAGGAAATTCGGAGCGACAAAGCTAATCGAATTACATTATCGGCTTTATTTGCAGAACTAGCAATGCGCCTGAGAAGCGAAACCTAATATTGCAGTGAAGCCTAATATTAAAAAACAAAAACTAAGCGTACCTGCCAAGCCGTATCTTGCCGCAGAATCTGAATTTGGTCGATGAATTCGCGAAAGTAGAAGCGACGCTCCGATTCAGATAAATCGAACCAAAATTGAGGAATGGATACAGCCTGAGCTACGGAACGTAAATTAACTGGTGGTAAAGTCGCAAATTGAGCTTGTAACTGGGAAATTTCCGCGCGCAGTTTGTAGGCGCGTAAATTAGCAGTCTCTTCATCCAAAATACCTGTACTAGTAAGCTGAGAAAGTTGAGCTAGAATCTCTTCCCGATTGGCGATCGCGTTGAGTAAAGACTGCTTTGCTGCATCCAATTGCGGAAAATTCATTTGAGCCACAGCATTAGGTAAATCGCGGCAAATAGCAGCAATTGTTTGTTCTAATACCTGTTCGTAGGCAATAGCACCGCATTTAGGGCGATGAGGACATTGTAAGGCGCGCAAGTAGAGATATTCTCGCTTTTGACGACGAGCAGTAACGCTCACAACCGTCATTGGCGCTTGGCACTCGCTACAATTTGCTAATCCGACGAGGGAACGAGGAGCGCTAGCAGTTCTCGGCGGGAGCTGGCGGTTACGCCGCAACAGCCGATCGATCTGAGCCGCCTCTTCGCGAGAAATAATTGGTGCGTGAGTATTGGCGATCGTCTCACCGTTTTGATAAGCCGTATCGCCTCGATAAACAGGATTCGTCAGCCAACGTCGTCCGGTAGTCACGGAAATCTTTTTGCCGTATTTTTGTGCTAAATGCCGTACTGCTCCGCGCAAAGAACCGAACAGGAGAAAATTTTCAAAAAAATCTTTCACAACTGGAGCAGTCGTGCGGTCGATCGCGTATTTTTCTTTACCACGCCGATAACCATAGGGAGCTTTACCAGGAGGAGGCAAGGCATTGAGACGAGTGCGAGCGTGTCCTTGACGCAGACGACGGCTGCGCTGCTGTTGTCCTATGGTGTGTAGAAGTTGAATTAAATCTGTCTGTAGCGTTAATTCACTCCCCAAATCGGTTGCTAAAGACGATTCACCGATCGCTACCTTTACACCCAGAGCCTGTAATTGAACCAAGCGATCGCCAATTTCTGCCATACTATCGCCTAGATCGTCCAAGCGACGAATATACAAACAGTTTGGTGGTGCTGTCTGACAGTCACTCAACAACTGCTGCAACTGCGATCGCTGCCCTAAGTCTTGATAAACTCGATCCATACCCTGCCATCGACCGAGATCGGGTGTCGGATCGAGGAGAGGATCGGTATAGCAGTAAGCAAAGATTGTCATTAAGTCGGGACAAGGGGGACAAGGGGGATAAGGGGGACACGGGAGACAAGGGGGACAAGGGGGACACGGGAGACAAGGGGGACAAGGGAGACAAGGGGGACAAGGGGGACAAGGAAGACAAGGAAGACAAGGGGGACAAGGAAGACAAGGGGGACAAGGGGGACAAGGAAGACAAGG
This window of the Chroococcidiopsis thermalis PCC 7203 genome carries:
- a CDS encoding recombinase family protein — its product is MTIFAYCYTDPLLDPTPDLGRWQGMDRVYQDLGQRSQLQQLLSDCQTAPPNCLYIRRLDDLGDSMAEIGDRLVQLQALGVKVAIGESSLATDLGSELTLQTDLIQLLHTIGQQQRSRRLRQGHARTRLNALPPPGKAPYGYRRGKEKYAIDRTTAPVVKDFFENFLLFGSLRGAVRHLAQKYGKKISVTTGRRWLTNPVYRGDTAYQNGETIANTHAPIISREEAAQIDRLLRRNRQLPPRTASAPRSLVGLANCSECQAPMTVVSVTARRQKREYLYLRALQCPHRPKCGAIAYEQVLEQTIAAICRDLPNAVAQMNFPQLDAAKQSLLNAIANREEILAQLSQLTSTGILDEETANLRAYKLRAEISQLQAQFATLPPVNLRSVAQAVSIPQFWFDLSESERRFYFREFIDQIQILRQDTAWQVRLVFVF
- a CDS encoding DUF1499 domain-containing protein; the protein is MGIFTGNRPNNLGVRDGKLAPCPNTPNCVSSQSTDASHKVEPLNYTSAPEVALTQLKQVISSLPKTNIVTETDSYIYAEFTSAIVGFVDDVEFYLDRDAQVFHVRSASRLGKSDLGVNRKRIETIRAQFQELQVQNSA
- the psaA gene encoding photosystem I core protein PsaA — encoded protein: MTISPPEREEKKARVVVDNDPVPTSFELWSKPGHFDRTLSRGPKTTTWIWNLHALAHDFDTHTSDLEDISRKIFAAHFGHLAVIFIWLSGMYFHGARFSNYEAWLADPLGVKPSAQVVWSVVGQDILNADVGGGFHGIQITSGFFQIWRGAGITNTFQLYCTAIGGLVMAALMLFAGWFHYHKRAPKLEWFQNVESMLNHHLAGLLGLGSLAWAGHQIHVSLPINKLLDAGVAPKDIPLPQEFILNSNLMTELYPSFAQGLTPFWTLNWGAYADFLTFKGGLNPVTGGLWLTDQAHHHLAIAVLFIIAGHMYRTNWGIGHSLKEILENHKGPFTGDGHRGLFENMTTSWHAQLGTNLAMLGSLTIIVAHHMYAMPPYPYLATDYATQLSIFTHHMWIGAFCIVGGAAHATIFMVRDYDPATNMNNVLDRVLRHRDAIISHLNWVCMFLGFHSFGLYIHNDTMQALGRPQDMFSDTAIQLQPVFAQWVQNLHTLAPGSTAPNALEPVSYAFGGGVLAVGGKVAMMPIALGTADFMIHHIHAFQIHVTVLILLKGFLFARNSRLIPDKANLGFRFPCDGPGRGGTCQVSGWDHVFLGLFWMFNTISIAVYHFSWKMQSDVWGTVDPDGTINHITAGNWALSATTINGWLRDFQWAQAAQVIQSYGSALSAYGLLFLGAHFVWAFSLMFLFSGRGYWQELIESIVWAHNKLKVAPTVQPRALSIIQGRAVGVAHYLLGAIVTIWAFFEARILSVG
- the psaB gene encoding photosystem I core protein PsaB yields the protein MATKFPKFSQDLAQDPTTRRIWYGIATAHDFESHDGMTEENLYQKLFATHFGHLAIIFLWASSLLFHVAWQGNFEQWIKDPLHVRPIAHAIWDPQFGKAAVDAFTQGGASYPVNIAYSGVYHWWYTIGMRTNNDLYMGSVFLLLLASLFLFAGWLHLQPKFRPSLSWFKSAEPRLNHHLAGLFGVSSLAWTGHLVHVAIPESRGQHVGWSNFLTTPPHPDGLQPFFSGNWGAYAANPDTANHVFGTSQGAGTAILTFLGGFHPQTQSLWLTDMAHHHLAIAVLFIVAGHMYRTNFGIGHSIKEMLNAKKFFGASTEGQFNLPHQGLYDTINNSLHFQLSLALAALGTITSLVAQHMYAMPPYAFIGQDFTTQAALYTHHQYIACALMLGAFAHAAIFWVRDYDPEQNKGNVLDRVLKHKEAIISHLSWVSLFLGFHTLGLYVHNDVVVAFGTPEKQILIEPVFAQFIQGAHGKVLYGFDTLLSNPDSVASTAGAAWLPNWLDAINNGTNSLFLTIGPGDFLVHHAFALAIHTTVLVLVKGALDARGSKLMPDKKDFGYAFPCDGPGRGGTCDISAWDSFYLAAFWVLNTAGWVTFYWHWKHLGIWQGNVAQFNESSTYLMGWLRDYLWLYSAQLINGYNPYGMNNLSVWAWMFLLGHLIWATGFMFLISWRGYWQELIETLVWAHERTPLANLIRWKDKPVALSIVQARIVGLGHFAAGYILTYAAFLIASTAGKFG